One genomic region from Natrarchaeobius halalkaliphilus encodes:
- a CDS encoding MogA/MoaB family molybdenum cofactor biosynthesis protein produces MNETEQQASSEATGQESRAADPTLGVATVTIASSRTLASDSAGKAIETAIERTDHELTTREHVGTDHDRVQSIVSRVIERDDVDLVVTAGATSVEPTDIAIEAVEPLLEKKLPAFDHLFTSLAYEAVGTRVVAARTLAGVAEETPVFCLPGDEAATRLGIEEIVLPEATHLVDLARADREREETYGTDDGDEPMGNERDDGSSGGGTTGGHE; encoded by the coding sequence ATGAACGAGACGGAACAGCAGGCGAGTTCGGAGGCGACCGGTCAGGAGTCCCGGGCGGCGGATCCCACGCTCGGCGTTGCGACCGTGACGATCGCCTCGAGTCGAACCCTGGCGTCCGACAGTGCGGGTAAAGCTATCGAGACCGCCATCGAGCGGACCGATCACGAACTGACGACTCGAGAACACGTCGGCACCGATCACGACCGGGTTCAGTCGATCGTCTCGCGCGTGATCGAACGCGACGACGTCGACCTCGTCGTCACCGCCGGCGCGACGAGCGTCGAGCCGACCGATATCGCCATCGAAGCGGTCGAACCCTTACTCGAGAAGAAGTTACCCGCGTTCGATCACCTGTTCACCTCGCTTGCCTACGAGGCGGTCGGCACTCGAGTCGTCGCCGCCAGAACGCTCGCCGGCGTCGCTGAGGAGACGCCCGTGTTCTGTCTTCCCGGCGACGAAGCTGCGACCCGACTCGGAATCGAAGAGATCGTTCTCCCCGAAGCGACACACCTCGTCGATCTGGCTCGAGCGGATCGCGAACGCGAGGAGACGTACGGGACGGACGACGGAGATGAGCCGATGGGCAACGAACGTGACGATGGGTCGAGTGGCGGTGGAACGACCGGTGGACACGAATGA
- a CDS encoding zinc-binding dehydrogenase, protein MQAVKITEHGGTDVIEYGEYPDPDVGPDEVLVDVKAGALNHLDVWVRRGLPTLSLEMPHVPGSDAAGVVAEVGRDVTRFEPGDRVAVTPGVSCGDCEFCRHGDPTLCVNFHLIGEHVPGLHAEYTAVNEENLIPVPDDVDWLTAASTVLVFQTAWRMLIDRAGVEAGEKILVLGASGGVGHAAVQIADFAGAEVYATGSTDDKLEYARAHGADHVVNYEHRDFSEWVREKTGKRGVDVVVDYIGAGTWQDSIKSLAKNGRLVTCGGTAGGNPRTDIPRIFWNQLQIIGSTMGTPGQVDDVMELVWDGTFEPSIRAVLPMSEMARAHEIIEDREGFGKVVVRPDSEYTGRLSP, encoded by the coding sequence ATGCAGGCAGTCAAAATCACCGAACACGGCGGGACCGACGTCATCGAGTACGGCGAGTATCCCGATCCCGATGTCGGCCCGGACGAGGTGCTGGTCGACGTGAAAGCGGGTGCGCTCAATCACCTCGACGTCTGGGTTCGTCGTGGGTTGCCGACGCTCTCCCTCGAGATGCCCCACGTTCCGGGCAGCGATGCAGCGGGCGTCGTCGCGGAGGTCGGTCGGGACGTGACCCGGTTCGAGCCGGGGGACAGGGTCGCGGTGACGCCCGGCGTGAGCTGTGGCGACTGCGAGTTCTGTCGACACGGCGATCCGACGCTCTGCGTCAACTTTCATCTCATAGGCGAGCACGTGCCAGGACTCCACGCCGAGTACACCGCCGTCAACGAGGAAAATCTGATCCCCGTCCCCGACGACGTCGACTGGCTCACGGCCGCATCCACCGTTCTGGTCTTTCAGACCGCCTGGCGAATGCTGATCGACCGCGCCGGTGTCGAGGCGGGTGAGAAGATCCTCGTTCTCGGTGCGAGCGGCGGCGTCGGTCACGCCGCAGTCCAGATCGCGGACTTCGCGGGTGCGGAGGTGTACGCGACGGGAAGCACGGACGATAAACTCGAGTACGCACGCGCGCACGGAGCCGATCACGTGGTCAACTACGAGCACCGAGACTTTTCGGAGTGGGTTCGCGAGAAGACGGGAAAGCGCGGGGTCGACGTCGTCGTGGACTACATCGGCGCGGGAACCTGGCAGGACTCGATCAAGAGCCTGGCCAAGAACGGGCGACTCGTTACCTGCGGCGGAACCGCGGGCGGGAACCCCCGGACCGATATCCCGCGCATCTTCTGGAATCAACTCCAGATTATCGGCTCGACGATGGGGACGCCGGGACAGGTCGACGACGTGATGGAACTCGTCTGGGACGGCACCTTCGAGCCGTCGATTCGCGCGGTCCTTCCGATGAGCGAGATGGCCCGCGCACACGAGATCATCGAAGACCGCGAGGGGTTTGGAAAGGTCGTCGTCCGACCGGACAGCGAGTACACTGGACGGCTCTCGCCGTGA
- a CDS encoding DUF7853 family protein, producing MSSPPPETETHEVTLSIEEQWVVHHVLADRVDEALDAEKTPPSWTMSAFETIESDDDPETFTGRQIRNLSGELATYVDRDETPERDLVHGSAVLERFEDALPSDSDR from the coding sequence ATGAGTTCCCCACCACCGGAAACCGAAACGCACGAAGTGACGCTCTCTATAGAAGAGCAATGGGTCGTCCATCACGTTCTGGCCGACCGAGTCGACGAAGCGCTCGACGCCGAAAAAACACCTCCTTCGTGGACGATGTCGGCGTTCGAGACGATCGAATCCGACGACGATCCCGAGACGTTCACTGGCCGGCAGATCCGGAACCTCTCGGGCGAGTTGGCGACGTACGTCGATCGCGACGAGACGCCCGAACGAGATCTCGTCCACGGATCGGCCGTCCTCGAGCGCTTCGAGGACGCGCTTCCGTCGGACTCCGACCGGTAG
- a CDS encoding NUDIX hydrolase, translating into MSTPTDELEHKNAAQDVIAVDENDSELELVNRLEAHTGDGIRHRAFTSLVFDQDDNVLLAQRSPDKRLWGTYWDGTVASHPVEGQSQEEATQERLEDELGISPDQYDGLRLTDRFEYKRYFEDQGVEHEVCAVLKLTLTDRTLDPNEEEVAGLLWVPYERLHSNPEWYRQLRLCPWFEIAMRRDVRSVE; encoded by the coding sequence ATGAGTACACCGACGGACGAGCTAGAGCACAAAAACGCCGCACAGGACGTTATCGCTGTCGACGAAAACGATAGTGAACTCGAACTCGTCAACCGACTCGAGGCTCACACGGGCGATGGGATTCGCCACCGGGCGTTTACGTCGCTCGTCTTCGATCAGGACGACAACGTCCTGCTCGCACAGCGATCGCCGGACAAGCGCCTCTGGGGGACCTATTGGGACGGAACCGTCGCCTCACACCCCGTCGAGGGCCAGAGCCAGGAGGAAGCGACTCAAGAGCGTCTCGAAGACGAACTCGGAATCTCCCCGGACCAGTACGACGGCCTCCGGCTTACGGACCGATTCGAGTACAAGCGGTACTTCGAAGATCAGGGCGTCGAACACGAAGTCTGTGCCGTTCTGAAGCTGACGCTGACGGATCGAACCCTCGATCCGAACGAGGAGGAAGTCGCGGGGCTGCTGTGGGTTCCCTACGAACGATTGCACTCGAACCCCGAGTGGTATCGACAGCTTCGGCTCTGTCCGTGGTTCGAAATCGCGATGCGTCGAGACGTTCGATCGGTCGAGTAG
- a CDS encoding diacylglycerol/lipid kinase family protein produces MGSDGTDGGRTDGDRVLVLNPVSGDETRVDDVVELARDHGFEVRRTERSGDGKRLAHEAAVDAGLVAAAGGDGTIHEVVNGVFDADALGSTTVAVVPTGTGNNFATNVGIEGIEHAFEAIDRGRRRIIDLGIANDLAFVNSCVGGLTAEASDETSSESKRNLGVLAYVKTTLQTARSFDSLPLRVESAVGPDGERGRTWDGEALFVLVGNCRRFNGTRTAQANVEDGLFELTIVEAASAPELLGDAAFERLFGRDGKHIVRLRTPSLSIESGGEPVGYSLDGEILETERLVLETNPGALEVVVTESYRADPDADGTPWPLGRQLERKASNGVRSTRSKDDTGFTSRDN; encoded by the coding sequence ATGGGATCGGACGGCACGGACGGAGGCCGGACGGATGGTGATCGCGTCCTCGTTCTCAATCCCGTCAGCGGAGACGAAACGCGCGTCGACGACGTCGTCGAACTGGCACGCGATCACGGCTTCGAGGTTCGACGGACCGAGCGGAGCGGCGACGGGAAGAGGTTGGCTCACGAGGCGGCCGTCGACGCAGGTCTCGTCGCCGCAGCTGGCGGCGACGGAACGATACACGAGGTCGTCAACGGCGTCTTCGACGCTGACGCACTCGGGTCGACGACCGTCGCCGTCGTTCCGACGGGAACGGGAAACAACTTCGCGACGAACGTCGGGATCGAGGGCATCGAACACGCCTTCGAGGCGATCGATCGGGGTCGCCGTCGGATCATCGACCTCGGAATCGCGAACGATCTCGCGTTCGTCAACTCCTGTGTCGGCGGTCTCACCGCCGAGGCCAGCGACGAAACGTCCTCTGAGAGCAAACGCAATCTGGGCGTGCTCGCGTACGTGAAAACGACGCTTCAGACGGCTCGCTCGTTCGATTCGCTCCCGTTGCGGGTAGAGTCGGCCGTTGGACCGGACGGCGAACGTGGACGGACCTGGGACGGCGAAGCACTGTTCGTTCTCGTCGGTAACTGCCGGCGGTTCAACGGGACGCGGACTGCACAGGCCAACGTCGAGGACGGCCTGTTCGAGCTAACGATCGTCGAAGCCGCCTCGGCACCCGAGCTACTCGGAGACGCCGCTTTCGAGAGACTGTTCGGCCGCGACGGAAAACACATCGTCCGCCTGCGGACGCCTTCGCTCTCGATCGAGAGTGGAGGGGAACCCGTCGGATACAGTCTCGACGGCGAGATACTCGAAACCGAACGCCTCGTCCTCGAGACGAATCCCGGTGCGCTCGAGGTCGTCGTCACCGAGAGCTATCGCGCCGATCCAGATGCGGACGGAACGCCGTGGCCGCTCGGCCGACAGCTGGAAAGAAAAGCGAGTAACGGTGTGCGTTCGACGCGGTCGAAAGACGATACTGGTTTCACGAGTCGAGACAATTAG
- a CDS encoding CehA/McbA family metallohydrolase, producing the protein MYAVDLHAHTRFFHGHRQLGDRFDPLGVRLLARAAKRRGLEGVATTNHDYYTPLDPPADVELVPGIEITTDRGHVLAVGPDPPAETKPGTLTPAEAVELAHERDCAAIVAHPFRNSTIRELEEVPFDAIEVNGKHPRSRPLVEALAEGRNLPLVGGSDAHYPLEVGRAYTIVDADRLTPTAVVEAIRDGRVGARVAHSRFDRLLRRGYRTIHRRKRVIDALEEPTPGVGTPPGEERS; encoded by the coding sequence ATGTACGCCGTCGATCTGCACGCACATACCAGGTTCTTCCACGGTCACCGACAGCTCGGAGATCGATTCGACCCGCTCGGCGTTCGATTGCTCGCACGAGCGGCCAAGCGACGGGGCCTCGAGGGGGTGGCGACGACCAACCACGATTACTATACGCCCCTCGATCCGCCCGCCGACGTCGAACTCGTCCCGGGGATCGAGATCACGACGGATCGGGGCCACGTCCTCGCCGTCGGTCCCGACCCGCCCGCGGAGACGAAACCCGGGACGCTCACGCCGGCGGAGGCGGTCGAGTTAGCTCACGAGCGCGACTGCGCTGCGATCGTTGCCCACCCGTTTCGAAACAGTACGATAAGAGAACTAGAGGAGGTTCCGTTCGACGCGATCGAGGTCAACGGCAAGCATCCACGGTCGCGACCGCTGGTCGAAGCGTTGGCTGAGGGTCGAAATCTCCCACTGGTCGGTGGCAGCGACGCCCACTACCCGCTCGAGGTGGGGCGAGCGTACACGATCGTCGACGCTGATCGACTCACGCCCACGGCGGTCGTCGAAGCGATCCGCGACGGACGTGTGGGAGCGCGCGTCGCTCACTCGCGGTTCGACCGACTGCTTCGTCGAGGCTACCGGACGATCCACCGCCGCAAACGGGTGATCGACGCGCTCGAGGAGCCGACGCCGGGAGTCGGAACTCCACCCGGCGAGGAGAGGTCCTGA
- a CDS encoding Lrp/AsnC family transcriptional regulator has protein sequence MDDLDRQILDILRRDARTPYTEIADEVETSEGTVRNRVERMMDDDVIERFTISTRTGNVKAMVEISVAVDVDTKAVSERIASWEEVDFVWMVSGEQDIVLVVDAADTRGVNDLITQARDQEEVVSTKTRLILDEQLG, from the coding sequence ATGGACGACCTGGACCGACAGATCCTCGATATTCTCCGCCGAGACGCCCGGACGCCTTACACCGAGATCGCAGACGAGGTCGAGACGAGCGAGGGAACCGTTCGCAACCGCGTCGAGCGAATGATGGACGACGACGTCATCGAACGGTTTACAATCTCGACGCGGACGGGAAACGTCAAGGCGATGGTCGAAATCAGCGTCGCCGTCGACGTCGACACGAAGGCCGTCTCCGAACGGATCGCCAGCTGGGAAGAGGTCGATTTCGTCTGGATGGTTTCCGGAGAACAGGACATCGTCCTCGTCGTCGACGCCGCGGACACGCGCGGCGTCAACGATCTCATCACGCAGGCCCGCGATCAAGAGGAGGTCGTGAGCACGAAGACGCGGCTCATTCTCGACGAACAGCTCGGGTAG
- the carA gene encoding glutamine-hydrolyzing carbamoyl-phosphate synthase small subunit, protein MTAAYVALEGGHVIEGRGRSPGTARGELVFTTAYTGYEESLTDPSYEEQVLTFSYPLIGNYGVREERFEDDRVHPRAVLAKELTRDVAEWLESEGVPSIDHLDTREIVIDIRDGGAMKCGIAVGDDVTEEDALAELDRCKTMSEHTDIGAQVSVEKPTIHGADNGGPDVALVDCGAKGSIVDSLLEREATVHVLPYDTSVEAIDDIDPDVLFISNGPGDPTNYENAISLVREFVEDTPVAGICLGQQIVAEALEGTTEKMTFGHRGINQPVLDLESGRVVMTTQNHGYTVADPGDHLEITQVNVNDDTPEGLDGLEYDVITRQYHPEANPGPEDTLDFFDDVLGMTDSQTTAAVPADD, encoded by the coding sequence ATGACAGCTGCCTACGTTGCACTGGAGGGTGGCCACGTGATCGAGGGCCGTGGTCGTTCCCCAGGAACAGCTCGTGGCGAACTGGTTTTCACGACGGCGTACACCGGCTACGAAGAAAGCCTCACCGATCCGTCCTACGAAGAACAGGTGCTCACCTTCTCGTACCCCCTGATCGGTAACTACGGCGTCCGCGAAGAGCGGTTCGAAGACGACCGCGTTCACCCGCGTGCAGTACTCGCAAAGGAACTGACCCGAGACGTCGCGGAGTGGCTCGAGAGCGAAGGCGTGCCGTCGATCGATCACCTCGATACCCGCGAGATCGTCATCGACATCCGCGACGGTGGTGCGATGAAATGTGGCATCGCCGTCGGTGACGACGTCACCGAAGAAGACGCTCTGGCGGAACTCGACCGGTGCAAGACGATGAGCGAACACACCGACATCGGCGCACAGGTCAGCGTCGAGAAACCGACGATCCACGGCGCGGACAACGGCGGTCCCGACGTCGCACTCGTCGACTGCGGTGCGAAGGGATCGATCGTCGACTCCCTGCTCGAGCGTGAGGCGACGGTTCACGTTCTCCCGTACGATACGAGCGTCGAAGCCATCGACGATATCGACCCGGACGTGTTGTTCATCTCGAACGGACCCGGTGACCCGACGAACTACGAAAACGCTATTTCGCTCGTTCGGGAGTTCGTCGAGGATACGCCCGTCGCCGGCATCTGTCTCGGCCAGCAGATCGTCGCTGAAGCGCTCGAAGGGACGACGGAGAAGATGACGTTCGGTCACCGCGGCATCAACCAACCCGTTCTCGATCTCGAGTCGGGTCGAGTCGTCATGACGACCCAGAACCACGGCTACACCGTTGCCGACCCCGGCGACCACCTCGAGATAACCCAGGTCAACGTCAACGACGACACGCCGGAGGGACTCGACGGCCTCGAGTACGACGTCATCACGCGTCAGTACCACCCCGAAGCCAACCCGGGTCCCGAGGACACCCTCGACTTCTTCGACGACGTCCTCGGGATGACCGACTCGCAGACGACCGCGGCCGTCCCCGCCGACGACTAA
- a CDS encoding SIMPL domain-containing protein, with product MDRRQFLAASTVGVTAAMAGCMDRALGSDEGERSDRGTTGAASGDAVDREITVSANGEVETEPDRATLSVGLEAEGSEAEEVTNELAERAEALRDALDELGIPDEHVEEGQYRVHPRRGDGDGFEGTHTFQIELDDVERVGEVIDALVEEGVDNVGRVNFSLHDETEAELRDRAIDSAFENADEEAMYIAQNRDVSLAGIVSVSTTNVDTVPVRYDARDVVAEDDVAASAAETEIDADPVTVTASVEVVYGFENRG from the coding sequence ATGGATCGAAGACAGTTCCTCGCAGCATCGACGGTCGGCGTGACGGCGGCGATGGCCGGCTGTATGGACCGCGCACTCGGGAGTGACGAAGGCGAGCGCTCCGATCGTGGGACGACGGGGGCGGCATCCGGCGACGCGGTCGACCGAGAGATCACGGTGAGCGCAAACGGCGAGGTCGAGACCGAGCCCGATCGGGCGACACTCTCGGTCGGCCTCGAGGCCGAGGGATCGGAGGCGGAAGAGGTGACTAACGAACTCGCAGAACGGGCCGAGGCGCTTCGGGACGCCCTCGACGAACTCGGGATTCCGGACGAACACGTCGAGGAAGGACAATATCGCGTCCATCCCCGACGCGGCGACGGTGACGGGTTCGAGGGGACGCACACCTTTCAGATAGAACTCGACGACGTCGAACGCGTCGGCGAGGTCATCGACGCCCTGGTCGAAGAGGGCGTCGACAACGTCGGCCGAGTGAACTTTTCTCTTCACGACGAAACCGAGGCAGAACTCCGTGACCGTGCGATCGATTCCGCATTCGAGAACGCGGACGAAGAGGCGATGTACATCGCGCAAAATCGAGACGTCTCACTCGCTGGAATCGTTTCGGTTTCGACGACGAACGTAGATACCGTTCCCGTGCGGTACGATGCGCGGGATGTAGTCGCTGAGGACGACGTCGCAGCGTCGGCGGCCGAAACGGAAATCGACGCCGACCCCGTAACCGTAACCGCGTCCGTCGAAGTCGTTTACGGCTTCGAAAACCGCGGCTGA
- a CDS encoding universal stress protein: MSGDQLLVPVANPETADRLLDTAIDIASDRDLEILVLTVVTVPMQLSLTQARDSLEIDESEALVEDVVERARGYGLEATGRIRFGRDVASGICGVATESNAEVILLGWRGRPRRRDVVLGSYIDEVLSDAPCDVLVKRIDRDRTDVSSILVPVAGGPHTEFAASVAGSLARSHDARIELLTVVPDRTEETISDARAMLTRTSSMLGAVESVEETALEGSVVETIVERTAAHDVTVLGAAEGGFLQRALVGDVPETVGREAESAVIMAKRRQDIPETVIRRLRNRLS; the protein is encoded by the coding sequence ATGTCCGGCGATCAGCTCCTCGTCCCGGTCGCGAATCCGGAAACCGCAGACCGACTCCTCGACACCGCCATCGATATCGCCTCCGATCGAGACCTCGAGATTCTCGTTCTCACGGTCGTCACCGTGCCGATGCAGCTCTCACTCACACAGGCCCGAGACTCGCTCGAGATCGACGAAAGCGAGGCGCTCGTCGAGGACGTCGTCGAGCGGGCCCGCGGATACGGTCTCGAGGCGACCGGACGGATTCGGTTCGGTCGGGACGTCGCGAGCGGAATCTGTGGCGTCGCGACCGAGAGTAACGCCGAGGTGATTCTCCTCGGATGGCGCGGACGACCCCGTCGCCGCGACGTCGTCCTCGGGAGTTACATCGACGAGGTCCTCTCGGATGCTCCGTGTGACGTCCTCGTCAAGCGCATCGATCGGGATCGGACCGACGTTTCGTCGATACTCGTTCCGGTCGCCGGCGGTCCCCACACCGAGTTCGCCGCCTCGGTCGCCGGCTCGCTCGCTCGCTCTCACGACGCACGCATCGAGCTCCTCACAGTCGTCCCAGACCGTACCGAAGAGACGATCTCGGACGCCCGAGCCATGCTCACACGGACGTCGTCGATGCTCGGCGCCGTCGAGTCCGTCGAGGAGACGGCCCTCGAGGGCTCCGTCGTCGAGACGATCGTCGAGCGGACCGCGGCCCACGACGTCACCGTCCTCGGCGCGGCCGAAGGCGGATTCTTACAGCGTGCTCTCGTCGGGGACGTTCCCGAGACGGTCGGACGCGAGGCAGAGAGCGCGGTTATCATGGCGAAACGACGTCAGGACATTCCCGAGACGGTGATTCGTCGACTCCGCAACCGCCTCTCGTAG
- a CDS encoding hydroxysqualene dehydroxylase, whose protein sequence is MTTTLVIGGGIGGLTAAHELAEDGVDVTVLEANGRFGGKARSMPVDDDPSALHGEHGFRFFPAFYRHVVEMMARIPDGSGTVADNLVETEATLLASTTEADRIAETRTPDSIRGWLEALRPAFADDLPSRDVRFLLERLAYLLTSCEKRRTEELDDVTWWEFTDAENRSPAFRDRLTSTTQSLVALRPQAASARTMGTIYLQLLFGQLDPTRPTERVLNAPTNEAWIDPWLRHLENLGVDLRPNTAARSISFDGRRIDGVELVDGTTLSADEYVLAVPVDVAPKFVTPDLARAAPELGRIERLETAWMNGIQFYLSVDLALSPGHQVYTDSPWALTSISQRQFWTECDVDERGPEEVAGVLSVVASDWNTPGILFDTPARSCTREEIAREIWAQLKAHLRVAEPRLTDDVLVDWHLDPAIVETDDGVENRSPLLINTVGSLCNRPPADVAIENLTLAGDYVRTNTDLASMESAAEAGRRAADAICRRHGIPSTARIWDLEEPLVFEPFKRQDRLRYRLGLAHPAEVTQTLRSVTNRIGGRR, encoded by the coding sequence ATGACTACGACCCTCGTAATCGGCGGGGGAATCGGCGGCCTCACGGCGGCCCACGAACTCGCCGAGGACGGCGTCGACGTCACCGTCCTCGAGGCCAACGGCCGTTTCGGCGGGAAAGCGCGATCGATGCCGGTCGACGACGATCCGTCGGCGCTCCACGGCGAGCACGGCTTTCGGTTCTTCCCGGCGTTTTACCGCCACGTCGTCGAGATGATGGCGCGCATTCCCGACGGAAGCGGTACCGTCGCGGACAACCTCGTCGAAACCGAGGCGACGCTGCTCGCGAGCACAACCGAAGCCGACCGAATCGCGGAGACGCGGACGCCCGACTCGATTCGCGGCTGGCTCGAGGCGCTTCGGCCGGCGTTTGCGGACGACCTACCATCCCGCGACGTACGCTTCCTGCTCGAGCGGTTGGCGTACCTGCTGACGTCCTGTGAGAAACGGCGGACGGAGGAACTGGACGACGTCACCTGGTGGGAGTTCACCGACGCCGAGAACCGCTCGCCGGCGTTTCGGGATCGACTCACCTCGACGACGCAGTCGCTCGTCGCGCTCAGGCCCCAGGCCGCCAGCGCCCGCACGATGGGGACGATCTACCTCCAGTTGTTGTTCGGCCAACTCGACCCCACCAGGCCGACCGAACGGGTGTTGAACGCGCCGACGAACGAGGCCTGGATCGACCCCTGGCTTCGCCACCTCGAGAACCTCGGCGTCGACCTCCGTCCGAACACCGCCGCCCGATCGATCTCGTTCGACGGGCGACGGATCGACGGCGTCGAACTTGTCGACGGGACGACGCTTTCGGCCGACGAGTACGTCCTCGCGGTTCCGGTCGACGTCGCACCGAAATTCGTCACGCCCGATCTGGCTCGCGCCGCGCCGGAACTCGGTCGAATCGAGCGACTCGAGACCGCCTGGATGAACGGCATCCAGTTTTACCTCTCCGTCGACCTCGCGTTGAGTCCCGGTCACCAGGTGTACACCGATTCGCCGTGGGCGCTAACGTCGATCTCTCAGCGCCAGTTCTGGACGGAGTGCGACGTCGACGAGCGGGGTCCGGAGGAGGTCGCTGGCGTGCTCTCGGTGGTCGCCTCGGACTGGAACACGCCGGGGATCCTGTTCGATACGCCGGCCAGGTCGTGTACGCGAGAAGAGATCGCACGCGAGATCTGGGCCCAACTCAAAGCGCACCTCCGCGTCGCAGAGCCACGACTGACGGACGACGTACTCGTCGATTGGCACCTGGACCCGGCGATCGTCGAAACGGACGACGGCGTCGAGAACCGTTCGCCGCTGTTGATCAACACCGTCGGCTCGCTTTGCAATCGTCCGCCGGCGGACGTCGCGATCGAGAACCTCACGCTCGCGGGCGATTACGTTCGGACGAACACCGATCTGGCGTCGATGGAATCCGCCGCCGAGGCCGGTCGCCGCGCGGCCGATGCGATCTGTCGTCGTCACGGAATCCCATCGACAGCCCGTATCTGGGACCTCGAGGAACCCCTCGTCTTCGAGCCGTTCAAACGGCAGGATCGGCTCCGGTACCGTCTCGGCCTTGCACACCCCGCCGAAGTGACCCAGACTCTCCGCTCGGTGACCAACCGGATCGGCGGCCGTCGGTGA